From the genome of Pelmatolapia mariae isolate MD_Pm_ZW linkage group LG12, Pm_UMD_F_2, whole genome shotgun sequence, one region includes:
- the LOC134638867 gene encoding phosphatidylinositol transfer protein beta isoform has product MVLIKEYRVVLPCSVEEYQVGQLFSVAEASKNETGGGEGIEVLKNEPYEKDGEKGQYTHKIYHLKSKVPGFVRLLAPEGALVFHEKAWNAYPYCRTIVTNEYMKDNFFIKIETWHKPDLGTQENVHKLDSSTWKNVTVVPIDIADRSQVAHADYKEAEDPAIFKSVKTGRGPLGPNWKKELNSNPECPRMCAYKLVTVKFKWWGLQTKVENFIHEQEKRIFTNFHRQLFCWIDKWVELNMDDIRRMEAETQRELDELRKKGDVRGTSAADE; this is encoded by the exons ATGGTTCTCATCAAGGAGTA CCGTGTGGTTTTACCCTGTAGCGTCGAAGAG TATCAAGTGGGGCAGCTGTTTTCTGTGGCTGAAGCAAGTAAAAATGAGACGGGTGGTGGTGAGGGCATTGAGGTACTCAAGAATGAGCCATATGAAAAAGATGGAGAAAAAGGACagtacacacacaaaatttACCACCTAAAGAG TAAAGTCCCAGGATTTGTGAGACTCCTAGCTCCTGAAGGTGCCCTGGTTTTCCATGAAAAGGCTTGGAATGCCTACCCCTACTGCAGAACCA TTGTGACG AATGAATATATGAAAGATAATTTCTTCATTAAAATTGAGACATGGCACAAACCAGACCTTGGAACGCAAGAAAAT GTGCACAAACTAGACAGTTCCACGTGGAAGAATGTAACGGTGGTGCCCATTGACATTGCAGACAGAAGTCAAGTGGCCCATGCT GACTACAAGGAAGCTGAGGATCCTGCCATTTTCAAGTCTGTCAAGACTGGGAGAGGACCTCTTGGTCCCAACTGGAAG AAAGAGCTGAATAGTAATCCTGAATGCCCAAGGATGTGTGCCTACAAATTAGTCACAGTCAAGTTCAAGTGGTGGGGCCTGCAGACCAAAGTGGAGAACTTCATCCACGAG CAAGAGAAGAGGATCTTCACAAACTTCCATCGCCAGCTCTTCTGTTGGATTGATAAGTGGGTGGAGCTAAATATGGATGATATACGGCGTATGGAGGCGGAAACGCAGAGAGAACTGGATGAG CTTCGCAAAAAGGGTGATGTGCGAGGAACCAGTGCTGCGGATGAATGA